One part of the Mangrovibacillus cuniculi genome encodes these proteins:
- a CDS encoding class I SAM-dependent methyltransferase, giving the protein MARRNLGNTKSTIIRETLENFIFEEKTFDLVTSRFVLHYIEDLNALFKKIYSTLNQDGHFIFSIQHPVTTSSFISKQSGERRENWIVDDYFKKRRKNGTVDRRTSGKISSDN; this is encoded by the coding sequence GTGGCTCGACGAAATCTTGGTAACACTAAAAGTACCATTATACGTGAGACACTAGAGAACTTTATTTTTGAGGAAAAGACTTTTGATCTTGTTACTTCTAGGTTTGTACTTCATTATATTGAGGATTTGAATGCTTTGTTTAAGAAGATTTATTCTACTTTAAATCAAGATGGGCACTTTATTTTCAGTATTCAACATCCGGTTACTACTTCTTCTTTCATTAGTAAGCAGTCTGGAGAAAGACGAGAAAACTGGATTGTAGACGACTATTTTAAAAAAAGGCGAAAGAACGGAACCGTGGATAGACGAACAAGTGGTAAAATATCATCGGACAATTGA
- a CDS encoding GNAT family N-acetyltransferase, producing the protein MGKENNHKESLDLTSLYVLQEYQGLGLGKKLLMEIFTHISLLGFNKVFVDVLEDNPTCKFYEYLGAEFFARKEIEIAEEKWNLVTYLWGDIRVAIGILNR; encoded by the coding sequence GTGGGAAAAGAAAATAATCATAAAGAATCTCTTGATTTAACGTCTCTTTATGTATTGCAAGAATACCAGGGGCTAGGGCTGGGAAAGAAACTATTAATGGAAATATTTACACACATTTCTTTATTAGGGTTTAATAAGGTGTTTGTAGATGTTTTAGAAGATAACCCAACTTGTAAATTTTACGAGTATTTAGGAGCAGAATTTTTTGCTCGTAAGGAGATAGAAATTGCAGAGGAAAAATGGAACCTAGTAACGTATCTGTGGGGAGATATTCGAGTTGCTATAGGCATATTAAATCGTTAA
- a CDS encoding NUDIX hydrolase — translation MGYIMNLRKVVGTQPLMMVGANVMVLNERQEVLLQLRRDNNCWGLPGGSMELGESFEEVAKRELTEETGLIANEVKLYNVFSGKDFYYKYPHGDEVYNAIATYICADYTGLLVEQNEEVAELRFFPFSQLPSKLSPPDQPVIMSYFRALVEKQRDNEGGIK, via the coding sequence GTGGGGTACATAATGAACTTGAGAAAAGTAGTAGGTACTCAGCCTTTAATGATGGTTGGAGCAAACGTAATGGTGTTAAATGAACGACAAGAAGTTTTACTTCAGTTAAGAAGAGATAATAATTGCTGGGGGTTGCCAGGTGGCTCGATGGAATTAGGAGAAAGTTTTGAAGAGGTAGCAAAAAGAGAATTGACAGAGGAAACTGGTTTGATAGCGAATGAGGTGAAGCTATATAACGTGTTTTCAGGTAAGGACTTTTATTACAAATATCCTCATGGTGATGAGGTTTATAATGCAATTGCTACTTATATTTGTGCTGATTATACTGGTTTGCTAGTAGAACAAAATGAAGAGGTTGCGGAGTTAAGATTTTTTCCTTTTTCACAATTACCATCGAAGCTAAGTCCACCTGACCAACCTGTGATAATGTCGTATTTTAGAGCATTAGTAGAGAAGCAAAGAGATAACGAGGGGGGAATTAAATGA
- a CDS encoding NUDIX domain-containing protein, producing MLNIRNSAKAIILESNNILLTKNEDLEGYFYLFPGGGQEHEETLTDAIKRECVEEIGQVITVLELLHVREYIGKNHERAEFDSGFHQVDFFFYCQLEETFDSGAVPINPDSHQVGVEWISLEELENLRVYPKEICKHILARNSGGKTKVYVGDVN from the coding sequence ATTTTGAACATTAGAAACTCTGCCAAAGCAATTATCCTGGAAAGTAATAACATTCTTTTAACCAAAAATGAAGATCTCGAGGGGTACTTTTACCTCTTTCCAGGCGGTGGACAGGAACATGAAGAAACTTTAACAGACGCTATAAAAAGAGAATGCGTAGAGGAAATTGGACAAGTAATAACTGTGCTTGAGCTACTTCATGTTAGAGAATATATCGGGAAAAACCACGAGCGTGCAGAATTCGATTCAGGTTTTCATCAGGTAGACTTCTTTTTTTACTGTCAATTGGAAGAGACATTTGATTCAGGAGCTGTACCAATTAACCCGGATTCACATCAAGTAGGAGTCGAATGGATTTCCTTGGAGGAGTTAGAGAACTTACGAGTTTATCCTAAGGAGATTTGCAAGCATATCCTTGCACGTAATTCGGGTGGAAAGACAAAGGTATATGTTGGGGATGTGAATTAA
- a CDS encoding DoxX family protein has product MMDLGLLLIRLVVGLLFVGHGAQKLFGWFGGYGLKGTGGWFDSIGMKPGVTMALVAGLAEFVGGLLFALGFLTPVAGILLAVTMLVAIIKVHAANGLWSTANGYEYNLTLIAVAVGIALIGPGAYAIDALLF; this is encoded by the coding sequence ATGATGGATCTAGGATTATTACTTATTCGTTTAGTTGTAGGGTTACTATTTGTAGGGCACGGGGCACAAAAATTATTTGGATGGTTCGGAGGTTATGGCTTAAAAGGAACTGGCGGTTGGTTTGATTCGATTGGCATGAAGCCAGGGGTTACGATGGCGTTAGTAGCTGGATTAGCAGAATTTGTTGGTGGATTACTGTTCGCACTTGGTTTCTTAACACCAGTGGCAGGGATTTTACTTGCCGTAACGATGCTCGTGGCAATCATTAAAGTGCATGCAGCGAACGGGCTTTGGTCTACTGCAAACGGATATGAGTATAACTTAACACTTATTGCTGTAGCAGTGGGAATCGCTCTAATCGGTCCTGGCGCATACGCAATTGACGCATTACTATTCTAA
- a CDS encoding HAD hydrolase-like protein, which yields MTKAIIFDMDGTLFQTDLILERALEATFHMLREKGLWDGPTPLKVYQKIMGVPLSVVWQTLCPNHSSEVHESSNDYFQEALIGLIKQKRGALYDDVESTLEVLSQEYTLFIASNGVTDYLQAIVETYELHKFVTKTYSIDLIANGSKTDLVRLIKEENEIVFGYVVGDRISDFAAGSGNDLTSIGVKFDYAQEKELQQADIVVERFEELIDVIKKTALV from the coding sequence ATGACAAAAGCTATCATTTTTGACATGGATGGAACATTGTTTCAAACAGATTTAATTTTAGAGCGGGCTTTAGAAGCAACATTTCACATGCTCCGAGAGAAAGGACTTTGGGATGGACCTACTCCTTTGAAAGTGTATCAAAAGATTATGGGTGTGCCGCTTTCTGTTGTCTGGCAGACGCTATGCCCCAACCATTCAAGTGAAGTTCATGAAAGTAGTAATGACTATTTCCAAGAAGCGCTGATTGGATTGATCAAGCAAAAACGGGGAGCTCTTTATGATGATGTGGAGAGTACTCTTGAGGTTCTTTCACAAGAATATACACTTTTTATTGCGAGTAACGGGGTAACGGATTATCTTCAGGCAATTGTAGAAACGTATGAATTACATAAGTTTGTGACAAAGACTTATAGTATAGATTTGATTGCCAATGGGAGCAAAACAGATTTGGTTCGTTTGATCAAAGAGGAAAATGAGATCGTTTTTGGTTATGTAGTCGGAGACAGAATCTCTGATTTTGCGGCTGGTTCCGGTAACGACCTTACTTCCATTGGTGTAAAGTTCGATTATGCCCAAGAGAAAGAACTGCAACAAGCAGATATTGTCGTGGAGAGATTTGAGGAACTTATCGATGTTATCAAGAAGACCGCTCTCGTTTGA
- a CDS encoding DUF4190 domain-containing protein — translation MQNKTNSLSVATLSFSILSLFVPIGGLIFSIVALILAKKAKAQIQQTAERGEGLILAGTIFSYVGLAIQLIILLLSMFGILTYFSVTTG, via the coding sequence TTGCAAAATAAAACCAATTCCTTATCAGTCGCCACTTTATCATTCAGCATTCTTTCTTTATTCGTACCAATCGGTGGACTCATTTTTAGTATTGTAGCATTAATTCTCGCCAAAAAAGCAAAAGCACAAATTCAACAAACAGCAGAACGCGGAGAAGGACTTATCTTAGCTGGCACTATTTTCTCTTACGTCGGTTTAGCTATTCAACTCATCATTCTATTGTTAAGTATGTTCGGTATACTCACTTACTTTTCTGTGACAACAGGTTAG
- a CDS encoding DinB family protein, protein MNSINLYLDAAFKQVEYCIATIGKMIESISVDQLEYRPLEGKRSLKELLSHLVIIGEADCLIAKGYSGEQMMVFYKGKQINSKAEMIKELERFIKYLKDYFYSLEEEELAEEFTTYWGEVYSRYEWFTQIIAHLHHHRAQVFDMMVQLGIEAEVTLFR, encoded by the coding sequence ATGAATAGCATTAACTTGTATTTAGATGCTGCCTTTAAACAGGTGGAGTATTGTATTGCAACTATAGGTAAGATGATTGAAAGTATTTCAGTGGATCAGTTGGAATATCGACCTCTTGAAGGTAAAAGGTCATTAAAAGAATTGTTGTCGCATCTCGTCATTATTGGTGAAGCAGATTGTTTGATTGCTAAGGGCTATTCTGGTGAACAAATGATGGTGTTTTATAAGGGGAAACAAATAAATAGTAAAGCAGAAATGATTAAAGAACTAGAAAGATTTATAAAGTATCTCAAGGACTATTTTTATAGTTTAGAAGAAGAGGAATTAGCGGAAGAGTTTACGACTTATTGGGGTGAGGTTTACAGCCGGTATGAGTGGTTCACCCAAATCATTGCTCATCTCCATCACCACCGAGCGCAAGTTTTTGACATGATGGTGCAACTTGGAATTGAGGCAGAGGTAACTTTGTTTAGATAG
- a CDS encoding nucleotidyltransferase family protein produces the protein MRNSGGIVSLIEKDQAMMDVLKAVKQLHLPDWWVCAGFIRTKVWDTLHRFPAPTILPDVDVVYFDPVNVNEDSEKELESQLYTLMPGIPWSVKNQARMHVVNNQAPYISTTDAISKFPETATAIGASLDVENNVILTVPWGVDDLWNMEIRPTPDFESGGELSAIYEKRLRDKCWEEKWPLVKVHMVVKSR, from the coding sequence ATGAGAAATTCTGGTGGAATTGTTTCTTTAATCGAAAAAGATCAAGCGATGATGGATGTGTTAAAAGCCGTAAAGCAATTGCACCTCCCAGACTGGTGGGTGTGCGCAGGGTTTATCCGGACAAAAGTTTGGGACACGCTTCACAGATTTCCTGCTCCAACGATTCTTCCTGATGTAGATGTTGTTTATTTTGATCCAGTAAACGTAAATGAGGATTCAGAAAAAGAACTTGAGTCACAATTATATACATTGATGCCAGGTATCCCTTGGTCAGTGAAAAACCAAGCACGAATGCATGTAGTAAATAATCAAGCACCATATATTTCAACAACCGATGCAATCTCGAAGTTTCCAGAAACAGCAACAGCCATTGGGGCTTCATTAGATGTAGAAAATAATGTCATCTTAACTGTTCCGTGGGGTGTGGATGATTTATGGAACATGGAGATTAGACCTACTCCTGATTTTGAGAGTGGTGGTGAGTTATCAGCCATTTATGAAAAGCGTTTACGAGATAAGTGTTGGGAAGAAAAGTGGCCGTTAGTCAAAGTACATATGGTTGTTAAGAGTCGCTAA
- a CDS encoding NUDIX hydrolase, which produces MKRVDVAYVLLVNEEEKVLMVENESGVWTLPGGEVEKGETLKVAAKREVLEETGLDVEVGDLVSVNEVFMRDIDAHALFFTFSGRVLSEEIVITRKEEILAVEWKSKEEANSLMPYFEEGVELLLRSSAPYSLQA; this is translated from the coding sequence TTGAAAAGAGTAGATGTAGCATACGTATTGTTGGTGAATGAAGAAGAAAAAGTACTCATGGTAGAGAATGAGAGTGGTGTCTGGACGTTACCTGGTGGTGAAGTGGAAAAGGGTGAGACGTTAAAAGTTGCTGCTAAGAGAGAGGTTTTAGAAGAAACCGGATTAGATGTGGAAGTAGGAGATCTCGTTTCTGTTAATGAAGTATTTATGAGAGACATTGATGCACATGCTTTGTTTTTCACTTTTTCAGGTAGAGTACTTAGTGAGGAGATAGTTATCACCAGAAAGGAAGAAATTCTAGCTGTTGAGTGGAAAAGTAAAGAAGAGGCCAATTCGCTAATGCCTTATTTTGAAGAAGGTGTGGAATTGTTGTTGCGTTCTAGTGCTCCTTACAGTCTACAGGCCTGA
- a CDS encoding GNAT family N-acetyltransferase yields the protein MIRRLTLSDLESCTDLYVKVFNAEPWNDGWKIADAQERLDIIFSHKTFLGLGYYHDDKLLGFLLGYKEKWIDSYHFYIPEMCVKPFQQGKGIGTSLLEYIETIASDEKIQRVYLLTAKEAPAESFYIKNGFYQSPRMIMMAKKM from the coding sequence ATGATTAGAAGATTAACCCTAAGTGATTTGGAAAGCTGTACTGATCTGTATGTAAAAGTATTCAATGCCGAACCTTGGAATGACGGCTGGAAGATAGCTGACGCTCAGGAACGATTAGATATTATTTTTTCCCATAAAACTTTCTTAGGGTTGGGATATTACCATGATGATAAATTACTTGGATTTCTCCTAGGCTACAAAGAAAAATGGATAGATAGCTACCACTTCTATATTCCTGAAATGTGTGTAAAACCATTCCAACAAGGAAAGGGAATTGGTACAAGTTTACTGGAGTATATAGAAACCATCGCAAGTGACGAAAAAATACAACGGGTATACTTACTCACTGCAAAAGAAGCCCCTGCAGAAAGTTTTTACATAAAGAACGGATTTTATCAGAGTCCTAGAATGATTATGATGGCCAAGAAGATGTAA
- a CDS encoding peptidase E, with the protein MKQIIALGGGGFSMEPENLALDRYILNQAKTPSPSICFIPTASGDSQNYIDRFYKSYQQLDCKPSHLSLFNPPTRDLEDFLLSKDILFVGGGNTKNLLALWKEWHLDIYIKKAWEQGVILSGLSAGSICWFEQGVTDSFGDGLEPIEALGFLPGSHCPHYDGEINRRPAFQKFIQEKTLKNGIAADDGVAIHYIDQAIHTIVSSRKEARAYTVTFTDYLDESVLIPTYLDQTISQ; encoded by the coding sequence ATGAAACAAATCATTGCACTTGGCGGTGGCGGGTTTTCTATGGAACCAGAAAATCTTGCATTAGACCGTTACATTCTTAACCAAGCTAAAACACCCTCCCCCTCCATTTGCTTTATTCCAACAGCAAGCGGAGATTCTCAAAACTACATCGATCGTTTTTACAAATCTTATCAACAACTGGACTGCAAGCCTTCTCATTTATCACTATTTAACCCACCCACACGTGACTTAGAAGACTTTCTTTTATCTAAGGACATCCTCTTTGTCGGTGGTGGCAACACAAAGAATCTACTTGCTCTATGGAAAGAATGGCACCTAGATATTTATATTAAGAAAGCTTGGGAACAAGGAGTCATTCTATCCGGATTAAGCGCGGGGTCCATTTGCTGGTTCGAACAAGGAGTGACCGATTCTTTCGGAGATGGGTTAGAGCCCATTGAAGCGCTAGGTTTTCTCCCAGGTAGCCATTGCCCACATTATGATGGAGAAATAAATAGACGCCCTGCTTTCCAAAAATTTATTCAAGAAAAAACACTTAAAAACGGCATTGCAGCTGATGATGGTGTTGCCATTCACTACATTGATCAAGCCATACACACAATTGTTAGTTCAAGGAAAGAAGCTCGTGCATATACTGTAACATTTACAGATTATCTTGATGAATCTGTCCTAATTCCAACTTATTTGGATCAAACAATTTCCCAATAA